From a single Cyclobacterium marinum DSM 745 genomic region:
- a CDS encoding sialidase family protein has protein sequence MKKLLLIITVLILNSMTVHAFDPVDSTKAMGPATKIKDFIIYQDQSYYSTFPSVVKKNNGEYLVAFRRAPDRQVVFKEKGNSHVDPNSYLVGVTSKDGVNWTEEPELIYSHAFGGSQDPCLLQLKDGTLLCASYGWAFLEKDGLENIKKPHFANKYGTVFLGGYLVKSVDGGETWKGPIYPPSIAPEVNHTPMGNKVPAYNRGAMYEGKSGRIFWIVAASDTEKRGKTSNYLMVSDDKGNTWEHLSTVAVDDEVIFNEASAYETPKGDIVAFIRTAKYDDQAVIARSKDGGKTFDKWESMGFQGHPLQALRLPDNRVFLVYGYRHKPYGIRARILNAECTDFATAEEIIIREDGGSTDIGYPWAVNMGDDKVLVTYYFNKDNKNRHIAGSILKIN, from the coding sequence ATGAAAAAACTACTGCTAATTATTACTGTTTTGATACTAAACAGCATGACAGTCCACGCATTTGACCCGGTGGATAGTACCAAGGCCATGGGGCCTGCTACCAAAATAAAAGATTTCATTATTTATCAAGACCAAAGCTATTATTCCACTTTTCCCTCGGTTGTTAAAAAAAATAACGGTGAATACCTGGTAGCATTTAGAAGAGCCCCGGATAGACAAGTGGTTTTTAAGGAAAAAGGGAATAGTCATGTAGATCCAAACAGTTATTTGGTAGGAGTGACTTCAAAAGATGGTGTCAATTGGACCGAAGAGCCTGAACTGATTTATTCTCATGCATTTGGAGGTTCACAGGATCCTTGCTTATTGCAATTGAAAGACGGTACCCTTTTGTGTGCCAGTTATGGATGGGCATTTTTAGAAAAGGATGGCTTGGAAAATATTAAAAAGCCCCACTTTGCCAATAAATACGGAACGGTGTTTTTGGGTGGATACCTGGTTAAATCTGTAGATGGAGGAGAAACTTGGAAAGGTCCCATTTACCCTCCTTCTATCGCTCCTGAGGTAAACCATACCCCGATGGGGAACAAAGTCCCGGCCTATAACAGAGGTGCCATGTACGAAGGAAAAAGCGGAAGAATATTTTGGATTGTTGCAGCAAGTGATACTGAGAAAAGAGGGAAAACCTCTAATTACCTTATGGTTTCCGATGATAAAGGAAATACCTGGGAACACCTAAGTACGGTTGCTGTAGATGATGAAGTAATCTTTAATGAAGCTTCCGCTTATGAAACGCCAAAAGGAGATATTGTAGCTTTTATTCGAACTGCCAAATACGATGATCAAGCAGTGATAGCCAGATCGAAAGATGGAGGCAAAACCTTTGATAAGTGGGAATCTATGGGTTTCCAGGGCCACCCCCTGCAAGCTTTGAGGTTGCCGGATAATAGGGTGTTCTTGGTTTATGGTTACCGACACAAACCATATGGTATAAGAGCAAGAATTTTAAACGCTGAATGTACCGATTTTGCCACTGCAGAAGAGATTATTATAAGAGAAGATGGAGGAAGCACAGATATTGGATACCCATGGGCGGTAAATATGGGAGATGATAAGGTATTGGTTACTTATTATTTTAATAAAGACAATAAAAACAGGCATATTGCAGGTAGCATTTTAAAAATCAACTGA
- a CDS encoding sulfatase family protein, translated as MSVKQLHVNLVAAVLLCGVALGCSPKGTQNVKPNILLIVSEDNSSDLGSYGNTLVNTPNIDKLAKKGVKFLNAYTTYSVCSPSRSSIFTGLYPHQNGQLGWATHHYGLYSGITVLPNYLKETGYRTGILGKIHVNPAERFDFDYEALSGSNFQKESLKDYAIKAKEFVNQSDTPYFLMVNFPDAHLPFQNEVEGLPTIKVNRDRIKETLPFVGVNNERLLDETEAYYNCMNRLDESIGMLLDSLGDLSNTCIIYLSDHGAQFSRGKLTNYEGGLKIPFIISYPEVIDEIGSSRDELISVIDILPTVLDLSDTPLDVDLPGKSLMDLFTKEDYEINWRTTLGADGEGASPVFYYPRRSIRNKRYKLIRNIDVGRGDFPAFTAYASPDFGSGATVEEIEGSNEKVRDAYETWRKPPEWELYDLQNDPWEFENLAGKPEFAEVLISMKEALYKWRVDTNDPFLSKDKLMKFTFEMDSVNALYPDHSYREVEGFKWKYLDYLKNESS; from the coding sequence ATGAGTGTAAAACAATTGCATGTCAATTTGGTTGCAGCTGTACTATTATGCGGTGTAGCATTGGGCTGTAGTCCGAAAGGAACACAAAATGTTAAGCCAAATATTTTGTTAATAGTTTCTGAGGATAATAGTTCAGATTTGGGTAGTTATGGGAATACATTGGTGAATACTCCTAACATAGACAAACTTGCTAAAAAAGGAGTAAAATTTCTAAATGCCTATACCACCTATTCAGTATGCAGCCCTTCAAGAAGTAGTATTTTTACAGGTTTGTATCCACATCAGAACGGACAACTGGGATGGGCTACCCATCATTACGGACTATATTCAGGAATAACAGTATTGCCCAATTACCTAAAGGAAACAGGTTATAGAACAGGGATTTTAGGGAAAATCCATGTAAATCCTGCAGAAAGGTTCGACTTTGATTATGAAGCATTGTCTGGATCTAATTTTCAAAAAGAGAGTCTAAAGGACTATGCTATAAAGGCAAAGGAATTTGTTAATCAGTCCGATACCCCATATTTTTTAATGGTTAATTTTCCGGATGCACATTTGCCTTTTCAGAATGAAGTTGAAGGTTTGCCCACTATAAAAGTAAACCGGGATAGGATCAAGGAAACACTTCCATTTGTAGGGGTAAATAATGAACGATTATTGGATGAAACCGAAGCTTATTACAATTGCATGAACCGTCTGGATGAATCCATAGGTATGTTATTGGACAGTTTGGGAGATTTATCCAATACTTGCATCATCTATTTAAGTGACCATGGAGCCCAATTCAGTAGAGGTAAATTAACCAACTATGAAGGTGGATTAAAAATACCTTTTATAATATCCTATCCAGAGGTCATTGATGAAATTGGTTCCAGCCGAGACGAACTAATATCAGTTATTGATATATTACCAACTGTATTGGATCTTTCTGATACCCCTTTAGATGTTGATTTGCCGGGTAAATCTTTGATGGACCTGTTTACTAAGGAGGATTATGAAATAAATTGGAGAACCACATTGGGTGCAGATGGGGAAGGCGCTTCGCCTGTTTTTTATTATCCACGAAGGAGTATCAGAAACAAACGATATAAACTTATACGGAATATAGATGTGGGCAGAGGAGATTTTCCGGCATTTACTGCTTATGCGAGCCCTGACTTTGGTTCAGGGGCTACGGTGGAGGAAATCGAAGGGTCAAATGAAAAAGTTCGTGATGCTTATGAAACTTGGAGAAAACCTCCTGAATGGGAGCTGTATGATTTGCAGAATGATCCATGGGAGTTTGAGAATTTGGCTGGTAAACCGGAATTTGCTGAGGTTTTAATTTCCATGAAGGAAGCCCTTTACAAGTGGAGAGTAGATACCAATGATCCGTTTTTATCAAAAGATAAATTGATGAAGTTTACCTTTGAAATGGATTCAGTAAATGCCCTTTATCCGGACCACAGTTATAGGGAAGTTGAAGGGTTTAAATGGAAATACTTGGACTACCTGAAAAATGAAAGTAGTTAA
- a CDS encoding RagB/SusD family nutrient uptake outer membrane protein — MKNFSIAFILSLFLFGSCSDLLDVSPTSVITTASFWETEGDAEGALIGMYVNLRSISNSTLYYLGEARADVVGLGTVGDGGWSKYYLNRLHQDDAGPTWQSLFTLVNSANLIIKYVPEIEFASEDRKNNILAEAYAMRAYTYFVMTKTWGDLPLRQEPTESENPEITQIERTAQSEIFQFIKGDIDQALQLFPDNSYAENKMFWSKPATNALKGEVYLWTAKQMGGGTADLQTALTALEAIQTTNVSLLDNFEDVFDYSNKGNDEIIMAVRFAELESAGNNYFNAMYLIGSAIPTNISTEARETIGAIGGGSNNIVVPTDYVKSLYSDADQRKDASFYEIFTINEDESLSYYTTIVTKGSGTVIGGSRNFIDDIILFRYADVLLMIAEAKNALGEDPSMEINEVRMRAYGENYNEFAFTSGTMEENDAIILEERLREMAFEGKRWWDLVRFDKAIEMLPTLSEKENAEQKILWPIATSVLSLENKVLQNPGYE, encoded by the coding sequence ATGAAAAACTTTAGTATAGCTTTTATATTAAGCCTATTTCTCTTCGGCTCCTGTTCCGATCTGCTGGATGTGTCACCTACTAGTGTGATTACCACAGCGTCATTCTGGGAAACAGAAGGGGATGCAGAGGGTGCTTTGATAGGTATGTATGTTAACCTTAGAAGTATTTCAAATTCTACCTTGTATTATTTAGGTGAAGCAAGAGCAGATGTTGTTGGTTTGGGAACTGTAGGTGATGGTGGCTGGTCCAAGTATTACCTAAATCGTTTGCATCAGGATGATGCTGGACCAACATGGCAGAGTCTATTTACACTAGTAAACAGTGCCAATCTAATCATCAAGTATGTACCTGAAATTGAATTCGCATCTGAAGATAGAAAAAACAATATCTTAGCAGAAGCCTATGCCATGCGGGCATACACTTACTTCGTTATGACTAAAACTTGGGGAGATTTACCCTTACGGCAAGAACCGACAGAAAGTGAAAATCCCGAAATTACTCAAATTGAAAGAACCGCACAAAGCGAAATTTTCCAATTTATTAAAGGAGACATTGACCAAGCATTACAGTTATTTCCCGACAATAGTTATGCGGAAAACAAAATGTTCTGGTCCAAGCCGGCCACCAATGCATTGAAAGGAGAAGTTTACCTTTGGACTGCCAAACAAATGGGGGGAGGCACTGCTGATCTTCAAACTGCCCTTACGGCATTGGAAGCAATTCAAACTACGAATGTGTCTTTGTTGGATAACTTTGAAGATGTATTTGATTATAGCAATAAAGGAAATGATGAAATCATAATGGCCGTTAGATTTGCCGAGCTCGAGTCTGCAGGGAATAATTATTTCAATGCCATGTATTTGATAGGTAGTGCCATACCAACCAATATTTCCACTGAAGCTAGAGAAACCATAGGAGCCATAGGTGGAGGAAGTAATAATATCGTGGTACCTACCGACTATGTCAAGTCCCTGTATTCAGATGCTGATCAAAGAAAGGATGCCTCTTTCTATGAAATCTTTACCATTAATGAAGACGAATCTCTAAGTTACTATACGACCATCGTAACCAAAGGTAGTGGAACAGTAATAGGGGGAAGTAGGAATTTTATCGATGATATTATATTGTTTCGATATGCTGATGTTTTATTGATGATAGCTGAGGCAAAAAATGCCCTTGGGGAAGACCCTTCTATGGAAATAAACGAAGTCAGAATGCGTGCTTATGGAGAAAATTATAATGAATTTGCTTTTACTTCCGGTACCATGGAAGAAAACGATGCAATCATTCTTGAAGAAAGGTTAAGAGAGATGGCATTTGAAGGTAAGAGATGGTGGGATTTGGTTCGTTTTGATAAAGCCATTGAAATGCTCCCTACTTTAAGTGAGAAGGAGAATGCAGAACAAAAAATTCTTTGGCCTATTGCTACAAGTGTTTTAAGTTTAGAAAACAAAGTCCTACAAAATCCAGGATACGAATAA
- a CDS encoding SusC/RagA family TonB-linked outer membrane protein, translating to MKKYIQELRLFGLMILLMVIAGSEGYSQGAREVTGTITDESGESLPGVNILVKGTAVGTVSNIDGTFKIAVPSDNDILVFSFIGYNNQEISIGNKSSINITLTSTLSDMEEVVVIGFGEQSRELLTTSVSKMDEHVLDNVPYSNAASAMQGTLAGVRVQTTSGQPGAAPQVIVRGGTSINNPNGAAPLYVVDGVIRPDINNIAPGDIESFQVLKDAASTSIYGARGSNGVVVITTKSAKSGFVSATYSGSYSLSQPGSLYDLASARDYLTFARRAMIVQDIFPDASFRLTNPVGFGTGNDLTNNTAYTTQYLTSENEYKLNEGWESMPDPLDPSKTLIFQDTDWQDVLFRTAAIQNHHVSVSGGTEKAKVSASLGYLDNEGIAITTGYKRYTMNVNGDFKVSDKFSFYGIVNYANSKDNQVNSITNIFARAITLPPTTKYTFEDGTLAPGQALSEGNPEYVLRNRVAENRVENLTFSVGSRWQITPEFSFDPQLSIYNRTSDSYNFQPAVLNGPTNLVDNRAASATISKWRQTQVDAVFHYSKTFGDAHNVNATAGYAYFGRNTSSLYAAGQGASTDLIPTLNASAEATSVSSSISDQVIHGYFGRVNYDFNYKYLVSVNARYDGASNLGANYQWGFFPGVALGWNMHNETFWETLPQNIFSKLKIRTSYGINGNIGNLGDFAAQGAYGVGYRYGGYAGIQNTIIPNPELKWERSKTLNFGADLTLFDRLGIILDVYRRVTDNLITDLALAPSTGFASTLTNLGSLENKGVEIEVNYNILPAASDFQWNLAANLATLQNKILKLPENGVENNRVGGYYVWDASIGDYAWKGGLQEGGQLGEYYSHLELGVYATDQDAESAPSDIYKRYPDISFGGDYIWDDLDDNGVIDEKDMAYVGTEFPTLTGGFTNTFSYKNLMLSLRMDYTMGHTIFNYARAFMEGQWKLNMNMTQNLIDNGWQEQGDIASLPRYDWESTRAQYNVFPTRTGQGYYESGDYLAIRELSISYNLPQSLLTPVHLQNVRLSVTGNNLYYFTKYQGLNPEFGGRDYGRYPIPRNFIFGLNITF from the coding sequence ATGAAAAAATATATACAAGAATTACGTCTCTTTGGGCTAATGATCCTGTTAATGGTCATTGCTGGATCGGAAGGTTATTCACAGGGTGCCAGAGAGGTTACCGGGACCATCACAGATGAGTCTGGAGAGTCTCTACCCGGAGTGAATATTTTGGTAAAAGGTACCGCTGTAGGTACAGTTTCAAACATTGATGGAACGTTTAAGATTGCCGTTCCGTCAGACAATGATATACTGGTATTTTCATTTATAGGATACAACAATCAAGAGATAAGTATCGGGAATAAAAGCTCAATAAATATAACCCTTACCTCCACTCTTTCAGACATGGAGGAAGTTGTAGTTATTGGTTTTGGAGAGCAATCTAGGGAATTATTAACCACATCTGTATCTAAAATGGATGAGCATGTTCTTGATAATGTTCCATATTCCAATGCTGCCTCCGCTATGCAGGGGACATTGGCAGGAGTGAGAGTGCAGACAACTTCTGGGCAGCCCGGAGCAGCTCCTCAAGTGATTGTTAGGGGAGGGACATCTATTAATAATCCAAATGGAGCAGCTCCTTTGTATGTTGTGGATGGAGTAATCAGGCCCGATATCAATAATATAGCACCAGGAGATATTGAGTCATTTCAGGTACTAAAAGATGCTGCATCTACTTCGATCTACGGTGCCAGAGGATCCAATGGTGTGGTTGTCATTACCACGAAGTCTGCAAAATCAGGCTTTGTGTCAGCAACCTATTCGGGGAGTTATTCCTTGTCACAACCCGGTAGTTTATATGACCTTGCTTCGGCAAGGGATTATTTAACTTTTGCAAGAAGGGCGATGATAGTCCAGGATATCTTTCCTGATGCATCCTTTAGACTGACCAATCCGGTGGGATTCGGAACAGGAAATGACCTGACCAATAATACGGCTTATACTACACAGTATTTAACTTCAGAAAATGAATACAAATTAAATGAGGGATGGGAAAGCATGCCCGATCCCTTGGATCCTTCCAAAACATTGATCTTTCAAGATACTGACTGGCAGGATGTATTGTTTAGAACGGCAGCCATCCAGAATCATCATGTTTCCGTTTCCGGCGGAACAGAAAAGGCAAAAGTCAGTGCAAGCTTAGGGTATCTTGACAATGAAGGGATAGCGATTACTACAGGATACAAGCGCTACACCATGAATGTAAACGGAGATTTTAAGGTGAGTGACAAATTTAGCTTTTATGGCATTGTCAATTACGCCAATTCTAAAGACAATCAAGTAAACAGTATTACCAATATTTTTGCTAGGGCAATTACTTTACCACCAACGACCAAGTACACATTTGAGGATGGTACTTTGGCACCGGGGCAGGCATTGAGTGAGGGTAATCCTGAGTATGTTTTAAGAAACAGGGTGGCAGAAAATAGGGTAGAAAACCTTACCTTCTCCGTTGGATCAAGATGGCAGATAACACCGGAGTTTAGTTTTGACCCTCAACTTTCCATCTATAACAGGACGAGTGATTCTTACAATTTTCAGCCGGCTGTCTTAAATGGGCCAACTAACCTGGTTGACAACAGGGCAGCCAGTGCTACTATATCTAAGTGGAGACAAACACAAGTGGATGCAGTTTTTCATTATTCCAAAACCTTTGGTGATGCCCATAATGTAAATGCAACAGCTGGATATGCGTATTTTGGAAGAAATACATCTTCCCTTTATGCTGCAGGACAAGGTGCTTCTACAGACCTTATCCCTACTTTAAACGCTTCAGCTGAGGCGACAAGTGTTAGCAGTTCTATTTCGGATCAAGTCATTCATGGTTATTTCGGTAGGGTTAATTATGATTTTAACTACAAGTATTTGGTTTCAGTAAATGCAAGATACGATGGTGCCTCTAATTTAGGAGCCAATTATCAGTGGGGCTTTTTCCCAGGCGTGGCATTGGGTTGGAACATGCATAATGAGACCTTTTGGGAAACTTTGCCACAAAATATTTTCAGCAAGCTTAAAATCAGAACAAGTTATGGTATCAATGGAAATATTGGAAATTTAGGTGATTTTGCAGCGCAAGGAGCATATGGTGTTGGTTATAGGTACGGTGGATATGCAGGTATTCAAAATACAATAATTCCTAACCCTGAATTGAAATGGGAGCGGTCTAAAACTTTGAATTTCGGTGCGGATCTTACATTATTTGACCGTTTAGGGATTATTTTGGATGTGTATAGGAGAGTTACAGATAACCTGATAACCGATCTGGCCTTGGCACCATCCACTGGTTTTGCCAGTACCCTTACCAATCTGGGAAGCTTAGAAAATAAAGGGGTTGAAATCGAAGTTAACTACAATATTTTACCGGCAGCGTCTGATTTTCAATGGAACCTGGCAGCGAATCTGGCAACCCTTCAAAATAAAATTTTAAAACTGCCTGAAAATGGTGTGGAGAACAACCGAGTTGGAGGGTATTATGTTTGGGATGCGTCTATTGGTGATTATGCCTGGAAAGGTGGTCTTCAAGAAGGAGGACAACTTGGAGAGTATTATTCTCACTTGGAATTAGGTGTTTATGCAACTGATCAGGATGCAGAAAGTGCACCATCTGATATCTACAAAAGGTACCCAGATATTTCATTTGGCGGAGATTATATATGGGACGATTTAGATGACAATGGAGTCATAGATGAAAAGGACATGGCATATGTGGGTACTGAATTTCCTACACTAACAGGAGGTTTTACAAATACTTTTTCCTACAAAAACTTAATGCTTTCCCTGCGAATGGATTATACCATGGGCCATACTATATTTAACTATGCCCGGGCATTTATGGAAGGGCAGTGGAAGCTAAACATGAACATGACCCAAAACCTTATAGACAATGGATGGCAAGAACAAGGTGATATCGCCAGCTTGCCAAGATACGATTGGGAAAGTACCAGGGCACAATACAATGTCTTTCCAACACGTACAGGACAGGGGTATTATGAGTCTGGTGATTATCTGGCCATACGAGAACTTAGCATCAGTTACAACTTGCCGCAAAGCTTGTTAACGCCTGTGCATTTGCAAAATGTCAGGCTAAGTGTAACCGGAAACAATCTTTATTATTTCACCAAATATCAAGGACTAAATCCGGAATTTGGTGGACGAGATTACGGTAGGTACCCCATTCCGAGAAACTTTATTTTCGGACTAAATATTACCTTTTAA
- a CDS encoding glycoside hydrolase family protein yields MLVLKKNTLFVLFLFVQSLALAQIPNIGTNRELFVDDYLIEKLEGAELTLHEPIDQGEVIRFEKPWEGAFSAYFTVIKDGDTYRAYYRGVPEAGSDGNDAEVTCYAESKDGINWVKPDLKLFTVNGTKKNNVILANAAPVTHNFSPFVDSNPLAKSSQKYKALGGTKKSGLVAYVSADGKEWRKMQEEPVFRDGVFDSQNVVFWSASEEQYVCYFRTWTGDGYTGFRSVGRTTSKDFINWTSPVQMSFGNTPYEHLYTQQTSPYFRAPHIYLAIGARFMPNRKVVNDEEAKKLGVNPKYYNDCSDAILMSSRGGGAYQRQFMESFIKPGIGLQNWVSRSNYPALNIVQTGPTEMSVYVNQDYAQPTAHLRRYAMRLDGFASLSAGYSGGEMTTKPFIFDGGTLELNYSTSAAGEILVELLDENGNKLPGFSKEECQPIIGNEISRTVYWNKSNDLTKLAGKPIKMRIYLKDADIYSFKFD; encoded by the coding sequence ATGTTGGTATTAAAGAAAAACACACTATTTGTCTTATTCCTTTTTGTTCAAAGCCTCGCCTTGGCTCAAATCCCTAATATTGGCACAAACCGGGAGTTGTTTGTCGATGATTACCTGATAGAAAAGTTAGAGGGGGCTGAATTAACTTTGCATGAACCAATTGATCAAGGAGAAGTGATAAGGTTTGAAAAGCCTTGGGAAGGGGCTTTTTCAGCTTATTTCACAGTCATTAAGGATGGGGATACCTATAGGGCCTATTACAGGGGGGTGCCTGAAGCAGGCAGTGATGGGAATGATGCAGAGGTAACTTGTTATGCCGAATCCAAAGATGGAATTAATTGGGTCAAGCCGGATCTTAAACTATTCACGGTGAATGGCACCAAAAAAAACAATGTAATATTGGCAAATGCTGCACCGGTTACCCATAATTTCAGCCCATTTGTGGATAGCAACCCCTTGGCCAAAAGCTCCCAAAAATACAAGGCCTTAGGCGGTACTAAAAAAAGTGGCTTGGTAGCTTATGTTTCCGCAGATGGAAAGGAGTGGAGGAAGATGCAGGAGGAGCCGGTTTTTAGGGATGGGGTTTTTGATTCTCAAAATGTAGTTTTTTGGTCTGCTAGTGAAGAACAATACGTTTGTTACTTTCGAACCTGGACAGGGGATGGTTACACCGGATTTCGCTCAGTTGGAAGAACCACCTCAAAGGACTTTATCAATTGGACAAGCCCGGTTCAAATGAGTTTTGGAAACACACCCTATGAGCATTTGTATACCCAACAAACAAGTCCTTACTTTCGTGCCCCTCATATTTATTTGGCCATTGGAGCTCGATTTATGCCTAACAGGAAAGTAGTAAATGACGAAGAAGCCAAGAAATTGGGAGTAAATCCTAAATATTATAATGATTGTTCAGATGCCATATTAATGTCCTCTAGAGGTGGAGGGGCTTATCAAAGACAGTTTATGGAATCTTTTATAAAGCCCGGAATAGGTTTGCAAAACTGGGTTTCAAGGTCCAATTATCCTGCGTTGAATATTGTGCAAACGGGCCCTACCGAAATGTCTGTTTATGTAAACCAAGATTATGCCCAGCCTACTGCACATCTTAGACGGTACGCTATGAGACTGGATGGTTTTGCTTCTTTGTCTGCCGGTTATTCCGGAGGTGAAATGACCACTAAGCCATTTATATTTGATGGAGGAACCTTGGAATTGAATTATTCAACCTCTGCTGCCGGAGAAATTTTAGTTGAGCTATTGGATGAAAATGGAAATAAATTACCCGGATTTTCCAAGGAGGAATGTCAGCCTATCATAGGTAATGAGATTTCGAGAACAGTTTATTGGAACAAATCCAATGATCTGACCAAGCTAGCAGGTAAGCCCATTAAAATGAGGATTTATTTGAAAGATGCGGACATATACTCTTTTAAATTTGATTGA
- a CDS encoding glycoside hydrolase family protein, which translates to MTKVNWFLLLFIFPLSFQGFSQHTFLGSNRELFVDDFLIDRLDGASLKMHVPIDEGVAFYLDKPWEGKFSTYTTIIHDQGIFRAYYRGLLDVVEGNNQRLTCYAESKDGIDWYKPNLGIHEIKGSKDNNVILVDEELTPNFTPFLDTNPNAKAEEKFKALAGKQATGLFALSSADGIHWVKIQDKPVLQEGNLDSQNVSFWSTTENKYLVFFRSTDSGFRSVSRSTSTDFKSWDKGIAMTFGSAPLEHIYTQQTSPYFRAPQIYLAVGARFMPDKQVLTDGQATEMGIDPNYYKACSDAFLMTSRGGNQYRRYFMESYIRPGIGLNNWVSRTNYPALNVVQTSPYEMSIYVNQDYAQSTAHLRRYSIRLDGFASLSAGFAGGEMITKPFVFEGNALELNYSTSAAGEIYVELLDEDGNKIPGFSKEECQPIIGNELSRPVYWNNSTNVSRLSGTAVRMKIYLKDAAIYSFRFY; encoded by the coding sequence ATGACTAAGGTCAATTGGTTTTTACTGCTTTTTATTTTCCCACTTAGTTTTCAGGGATTTTCTCAACATACCTTTCTTGGGAGCAATAGAGAGCTATTTGTCGATGATTTTTTAATTGATCGGCTAGATGGGGCAAGCCTGAAAATGCACGTACCCATAGATGAAGGAGTTGCCTTTTATTTAGACAAACCTTGGGAAGGAAAATTTTCGACCTACACAACAATTATCCATGACCAAGGAATTTTTAGAGCTTATTATCGTGGTTTGCTTGATGTGGTAGAGGGAAATAATCAAAGGTTGACCTGTTATGCAGAATCCAAAGATGGCATTGATTGGTACAAACCAAATTTGGGTATTCATGAAATTAAAGGATCGAAAGACAACAACGTGATTTTGGTTGATGAAGAGTTAACGCCGAATTTCACTCCTTTTCTGGATACAAACCCTAATGCAAAAGCTGAAGAGAAATTCAAAGCATTAGCCGGAAAACAAGCTACCGGTTTATTTGCTCTTTCATCAGCAGATGGGATACACTGGGTTAAAATCCAGGATAAGCCAGTTTTGCAGGAGGGTAATCTTGACTCCCAAAATGTAAGTTTTTGGTCTACTACTGAGAATAAATACTTGGTATTCTTCAGATCTACTGACTCAGGATTTAGGTCGGTGAGCAGGTCTACTTCTACTGATTTTAAATCGTGGGATAAAGGGATTGCAATGACCTTTGGTTCTGCTCCTTTGGAACATATATATACACAACAGACAAGCCCTTATTTTAGGGCTCCACAAATATATTTAGCCGTTGGAGCTAGGTTTATGCCGGACAAACAGGTTTTGACTGATGGACAAGCTACTGAAATGGGGATTGACCCTAATTATTATAAGGCCTGTTCAGATGCTTTTTTGATGACTTCTAGGGGAGGGAATCAATACCGAAGGTATTTTATGGAATCCTATATTAGGCCCGGGATTGGGTTAAATAATTGGGTGTCAAGGACCAATTATCCGGCTTTGAATGTAGTTCAAACCAGTCCTTATGAAATGTCCATTTATGTAAATCAAGATTATGCACAATCTACAGCTCATTTAAGAAGGTACTCCATAAGATTGGATGGCTTTGCCTCTCTGTCTGCAGGATTTGCCGGTGGGGAAATGATTACCAAGCCTTTTGTTTTTGAGGGCAATGCCTTGGAGTTAAATTATTCCACCTCTGCTGCAGGTGAGATATATGTAGAATTACTTGATGAAGATGGCAATAAAATTCCTGGCTTTTCCAAAGAAGAATGTCAGCCAATTATAGGAAACGAGTTATCTAGACCGGTATATTGGAATAATTCTACCAATGTTTCTCGGCTTTCCGGCACTGCTGTCAGGATGAAAATATATTTAAAAGACGCAGCTATTTACTCATTTAGATTTTATTAA
- a CDS encoding RNA polymerase sigma factor — protein MEQPDKKVMDGFRNGDRKAFEKIYQYYRVPVIRFSVSIIKDEQEAENIYHEVFMKILKRRKNIKPELNFNSYVFTSVKNEIFDYLKALNKNKTLKEQFWDRVHQQEDDCAQVKEEQLTKMEQIIRNLSPKRRQILEMNYFEKKSYNEIADLLMISKNTVKNQLVKAKFILRKEME, from the coding sequence ATGGAACAGCCTGACAAAAAAGTAATGGATGGTTTTCGAAATGGTGATAGAAAAGCCTTTGAAAAAATTTACCAATATTACAGAGTACCTGTAATTCGCTTCAGTGTTTCCATAATTAAGGATGAACAGGAAGCTGAGAATATCTACCATGAGGTATTCATGAAAATTCTTAAAAGGAGAAAAAATATCAAACCGGAATTAAATTTTAATTCTTATGTTTTTACTTCTGTAAAAAATGAAATTTTTGACTACCTCAAGGCCTTAAACAAAAACAAAACTTTGAAAGAACAGTTTTGGGACAGGGTTCATCAGCAAGAAGATGATTGCGCTCAAGTAAAGGAGGAGCAGTTAACCAAAATGGAGCAAATTATCAGAAACCTATCTCCCAAAAGAAGGCAGATATTGGAGATGAACTATTTTGAGAAAAAGTCCTACAACGAAATAGCAGACCTATTGATGATTTCGAAAAATACAGTAAAAAATCAATTGGTAAAGGCAAAGTTTATCCTTCGAAAGGAGATGGAGTAA